Proteins found in one Helicobacter colisuis genomic segment:
- a CDS encoding radical SAM protein yields the protein MSDIFRIDSHKLIFHPTRVSQWLESYGNWEKEKEIYPIYVEVSPYGACNHRCTFCGVDYMGYKNIKIDFEIYKQIIREIAELGVKSVMFAGEGEPMLHRDLDLMIEATKKAGIDVAITTNFVPIKLDKMPKILKNTTWIKASINAGNAKVYSQIHRTRENDFYRVLKNLEESIKIRQKIESSCTIGVQMLLLPQNYQTAIEFAITLRDIGVDYLVIKPYSQHLFSRTREYESLDYSQYLFLEKSLNELSSEEFSIIFRSDTMKKLTGNRNFYEKCYSTPYFWGYISANGEVYGCSCYLGDDRFSYGNINQKSFKQIWQSIKRQENIRFIQNDLDIKKCRVNCRMDSINRYLWELKHSNSHVNFI from the coding sequence ATGAGTGATATTTTTAGAATCGATTCTCATAAGTTAATTTTTCATCCTACAAGGGTATCGCAATGGCTTGAATCTTATGGTAATTGGGAAAAAGAAAAAGAGATTTATCCTATTTATGTTGAAGTTTCTCCTTATGGTGCATGCAATCATCGTTGCACATTTTGTGGAGTTGATTATATGGGGTATAAAAATATTAAAATCGATTTTGAAATTTATAAGCAAATAATTCGTGAGATAGCTGAGCTTGGGGTTAAAAGTGTAATGTTTGCAGGAGAAGGGGAGCCAATGTTACATAGAGATCTTGATTTAATGATAGAGGCAACAAAAAAAGCTGGAATTGATGTAGCTATTACTACTAATTTTGTTCCTATTAAACTAGATAAAATGCCTAAGATTCTAAAGAATACAACTTGGATTAAAGCTAGCATTAATGCAGGAAATGCAAAAGTTTATTCTCAAATTCATAGAACGAGGGAAAATGATTTTTACAGGGTTCTTAAAAATTTAGAAGAATCAATAAAAATACGGCAAAAGATAGAAAGCTCTTGTACTATTGGAGTGCAAATGTTGCTTTTGCCTCAAAATTACCAAACCGCTATAGAGTTTGCAATTACATTAAGGGATATTGGAGTTGATTATTTGGTAATTAAGCCGTATTCTCAGCATCTTTTTAGTCGAACTAGAGAATATGAAAGTTTAGATTATAGTCAATATTTGTTTTTAGAAAAAAGCCTAAATGAATTAAGTAGTGAAGAGTTTTCTATTATTTTTAGGTCAGACACAATGAAAAAGTTAACTGGAAATAGAAATTTTTATGAAAAATGTTATTCGACTCCATATTTTTGGGGATATATAAGTGCTAATGGAGAGGTTTATGGTTGCAGTTGTTATTTGGGCGATGATCGTTTTTCATATGGAAATATTAATCAGAAGAGTTTTAAGCAAATTTGGCAAAGCATAAAGAGGCAGGAAAATATTCGATTTATACAAAATGATTTAGATATCAAAAAGTGTAGAGTAAATTGCAGAATGGATTCCATTAATCGATATTTATGGGAATTAAAACATTCAAATTCCCATGTAAATTTTATCTAG
- a CDS encoding radical SAM protein, giving the protein MKKFLLDSHKLHYHFERVAEFQKNGDCYPIYMEVSPVGLCNHRCIFCAYDYIDYPNRHLDKDRFLSFLDEVALLGLKSILYAGEGEPLIHKNIADFVKKTKEVGIDCGMFSNGELLSERLAEQLLPYLTFLRFSFNGGDAQTYAKVHKPSRNVGSNIGSGGGAYQLMSKVLHNIEYAVNFKNKNQLNVDLGSQFVLLPENKDTLLSAISHLKNAGVDFISVKPFVFQNEQQKYSERQGFISFDEIKDLAKEAKSYEDDNFKVIFRENAFLNKQNGRSYSHCYGCNFITTLNSAGDLATCLPYWNKEEFVYGNIYQDSFYEIWNGEKRKKIKSFLERDLNCQKCPTNCRPNAINEFLNDIFSKEIKHVNFI; this is encoded by the coding sequence ATGAAAAAATTTCTTTTAGATTCTCATAAGTTACATTACCATTTTGAGAGGGTGGCAGAATTTCAGAAAAATGGAGATTGTTATCCTATATATATGGAAGTTTCTCCTGTTGGATTATGCAATCATCGATGTATTTTTTGTGCCTATGATTATATTGATTATCCTAATAGACATTTGGATAAAGACAGATTTTTGAGTTTTTTGGATGAAGTTGCTTTGCTTGGTCTGAAAAGTATTTTGTATGCTGGGGAAGGAGAGCCATTAATTCATAAAAATATTGCAGATTTTGTCAAAAAGACAAAAGAAGTGGGAATTGATTGTGGTATGTTTAGCAATGGAGAACTTTTGAGTGAAAGATTAGCTGAACAATTATTGCCCTACCTTACATTTTTGCGATTTAGTTTTAATGGTGGGGATGCACAAACTTATGCTAAAGTTCATAAACCCTCTAGGAATGTAGGATCTAATATAGGTTCGGGGGGGGGGGCATATCAATTAATGAGTAAGGTATTGCACAATATAGAATATGCTGTTAATTTTAAAAATAAAAACCAATTAAATGTGGATTTGGGTTCGCAATTTGTGCTTTTGCCCGAAAATAAAGATACATTATTATCGGCTATTTCCCATTTAAAAAATGCTGGAGTAGATTTTATTTCCGTTAAACCTTTTGTTTTTCAAAATGAGCAACAAAAATATAGTGAGAGGCAGGGTTTTATTTCTTTTGATGAAATTAAAGATTTGGCTAAAGAAGCTAAAAGCTATGAAGATGATAATTTTAAGGTTATTTTTAGAGAAAATGCTTTTTTAAATAAACAAAATGGGAGAAGCTATTCTCATTGCTATGGATGTAATTTTATAACAACTTTAAATTCTGCTGGAGATTTAGCTACTTGCCTTCCGTATTGGAATAAAGAAGAATTTGTGTATGGCAATATTTACCAAGATTCCTTTTATGAAATTTGGAATGGAGAGAAACGAAAAAAAATTAAATCTTTTTTAGAGCGAGACTTGAATTGTCAAAAGTGTCCAACAAATTGCCGTCCAAATGCAATTAATGAATTTTTAAATGATATTTTTAGCAAAGAAATAAAGCATGTTAATTTTATTTAA
- a CDS encoding radical SAM protein — protein sequence MQIINIPSHYNYIALFLTLSCNLSCSYCINLNERGSSRNSVSKKQIKPCEWVDFINRICLLDKKGNPREDIPLTLQGGEPTMYKGFYEVVNGVDSRFKLDLLTNFMFDVDEFIQRVPVEKFTRDAKYAAIRVSYHPGQNKIDDLIIKHHKMRDAGFYVGIYSVVTPQNVEHINEIREKCKKEGIDFRVKEYLGFDGKRWHGTYKYQDAISQKIEKYCECKTTELIVGPNGKIYRCHSDLYENRTPIGDILDSDFKIKDIYRPCYVYGHCNPCDIKVKTNRFQEFGHTSVDMKNIRDLTSDERAALNGGYFGI from the coding sequence ATGCAGATAATTAATATTCCATCTCATTATAATTATATAGCACTATTTTTAACACTTAGTTGTAATCTATCATGTTCTTATTGCATTAATCTCAATGAAAGAGGATCTTCTCGGAATTCTGTGAGTAAAAAGCAAATTAAACCATGTGAATGGGTAGATTTTATTAATCGGATTTGTCTTTTAGATAAAAAGGGAAATCCTAGAGAGGATATCCCATTGACTTTGCAAGGTGGAGAACCCACCATGTATAAAGGTTTTTATGAGGTTGTTAATGGAGTTGATTCGAGATTTAAATTAGATTTGCTGACTAATTTTATGTTTGATGTTGATGAATTTATTCAAAGAGTTCCTGTTGAAAAATTTACTAGGGATGCTAAGTATGCTGCGATTCGTGTGAGTTATCATCCTGGTCAAAATAAGATTGATGATTTGATAATCAAGCATCATAAGATGCGGGATGCGGGATTTTATGTAGGAATTTATTCGGTTGTAACACCGCAAAACGTGGAACATATCAATGAAATAAGGGAAAAATGCAAAAAAGAAGGCATTGATTTTAGAGTTAAAGAGTATTTGGGGTTTGATGGTAAAAGATGGCATGGAACTTATAAATATCAAGATGCTATTTCGCAAAAAATAGAAAAATATTGTGAATGTAAGACAACAGAATTAATAGTAGGACCAAATGGAAAAATATATCGATGCCATTCGGATCTATACGAAAATAGAACTCCTATTGGAGATATTTTAGATTCAGATTTTAAAATCAAGGATATTTATCGACCTTGCTATGTTTATGGGCATTGTAATCCCTGTGATATAAAGGTTAAAACCAATCGATTTCAAGAGTTTGGTCATACATCTGTGGATATGAAGAATATTAGAGATTTGACATCCGATGAGAGAGCGGCATTAAATGGAGGTTATTTTGGAATATGA